The Verrucomicrobiota bacterium genome has a segment encoding these proteins:
- a CDS encoding amidohydrolase, which produces MTNSSPHSRWRILLAGFFLSVSVSLPPWVALGADVRDAVRARLAQEYSSLDSLYKHLHAHPELSLQEKETAKRIGDELEQAGLQVTRGVGRTGVVGVLRNGAGPTVLVRTDLDALPVKEQTGLPYASAVQAKDEKGETVSVMHACGHDVHMTVFVGTARLLAQLKNRWQGTLVMIGQPAEERGKGARGMLADGLFTRFPKPDYCLALHASANLPSGSVGYVEGFAMANVDSVNVTIRGVGGHGAWPHTTKDPIVLAAQTILALQTIVSRETAPGDPAVVTVGSIHGGTKHNIIPDEVKLQLTLRSYTDEVRKHTLDSIHRITRGLAAAAGLPEDKYPLVTLEDEFTPATYNNPELTRRAVAAIKRWIGDANVLAQKPVMGGEDFGEYGRTQDKIPVCLLWLGAVAPETYKEHLSGAKALPSLHSAHFAPVPEPTIKTGVTAMTAAVLDLFGQGASRQVLGNQ; this is translated from the coding sequence ATGACAAATTCTTCGCCTCATTCCCGGTGGCGCATCCTGTTGGCCGGATTCTTCCTCAGTGTATCGGTCTCTCTTCCGCCGTGGGTGGCGCTTGGCGCAGACGTCCGCGATGCTGTCCGGGCGCGCCTGGCCCAGGAATATTCTTCCCTGGATTCTCTTTACAAACATCTCCACGCCCATCCGGAGTTGTCGCTTCAGGAGAAGGAAACGGCCAAACGCATTGGCGACGAACTGGAGCAGGCCGGCCTGCAAGTCACTCGCGGCGTGGGCAGGACCGGCGTCGTAGGCGTCCTGCGCAATGGCGCCGGCCCGACGGTTTTGGTTCGCACCGACCTAGACGCTTTGCCGGTGAAGGAGCAGACCGGATTGCCCTACGCCAGCGCGGTTCAGGCGAAGGATGAAAAAGGGGAAACGGTCAGCGTCATGCACGCTTGCGGACATGACGTGCACATGACGGTTTTCGTCGGCACGGCCCGGCTGCTGGCTCAACTCAAGAACCGATGGCAAGGAACCCTGGTCATGATTGGCCAGCCGGCCGAAGAACGGGGCAAAGGCGCCCGCGGGATGCTGGCCGATGGGTTGTTTACGCGTTTTCCCAAGCCGGACTATTGCCTGGCGCTTCATGCAAGCGCCAACCTCCCCAGCGGCAGCGTGGGCTACGTCGAAGGTTTTGCCATGGCGAATGTCGATTCCGTCAACGTAACGATCCGCGGCGTTGGCGGGCACGGCGCCTGGCCGCACACGACCAAAGATCCGATCGTGCTGGCCGCGCAAACGATCCTGGCGCTGCAAACCATCGTCAGCCGCGAAACCGCGCCCGGCGATCCCGCCGTGGTGACCGTCGGCTCCATCCACGGCGGCACCAAACACAACATCATTCCGGACGAAGTGAAGCTGCAGTTGACCCTGCGCTCCTACACCGACGAAGTGCGCAAACACACGCTGGATTCAATCCACCGGATCACGCGCGGTCTGGCGGCTGCGGCCGGGTTGCCTGAGGACAAGTATCCGCTTGTGACGCTGGAGGACGAGTTCACTCCCGCGACTTACAATAATCCTGAACTCACGCGCCGCGCCGTCGCCGCGATCAAACGCTGGATTGGCGACGCGAACGTCCTTGCGCAAAAGCCGGTGATGGGCGGAGAAGATTTCGGGGAGTACGGACGCACGCAGGACAAGATTCCAGTTTGCTTGCTGTGGCTGGGAGCCGTTGCTCCCGAAACTTACAAGGAACACCTCAGCGGGGCAAAGGCGTTGCCGTCCTTGCATTCGGCGCATTTTGCTCCTGTGCCGGAACCGACCATCAAGACGGGAGTCACGGCCATGACCGCGGCGGTGCTTGATCTATTCGGGCAGGGTGCGTCGAGGCAAGTGCTCGGTAACCAGTGA